One candidate division KSB1 bacterium genomic window carries:
- a CDS encoding cupin domain-containing protein — MNENLYPEFIKNLPEADLPIEKVVGYLLTGNHGQICFFDFEPGVEVPEHSHGNQWGVVLEGELSLTIGEETKRMAKGDSYYIPAGVVHSAKFDQACKVLDFFEDADRYQPK; from the coding sequence ATGAATGAGAACTTATATCCTGAATTTATCAAAAATTTACCCGAGGCCGATCTTCCAATCGAGAAAGTCGTTGGTTATCTCTTGACGGGAAACCACGGCCAAATCTGTTTTTTTGATTTTGAACCCGGCGTTGAAGTCCCCGAACATTCACATGGCAATCAATGGGGCGTTGTTCTCGAAGGTGAATTAAGCCTGACCATCGGCGAAGAAACAAAACGAATGGCCAAAGGCGACTCTTATTATATTCCGGCCGGCGTTGTGCATTCAGCAAAATTTGATCAGGCGTGCAAAGTATTAGACTTTTTCGAGGATGCAGATCGGTATCAGCCGAAATAA
- a CDS encoding class I SAM-dependent methyltransferase, with product MVNNLREEFGDIDIYLFDQLLKGRIDNSKRILDAGCGAGRNLTYFLKNGFDIYAIEKNHDLLERVKNFAREMAPQLSRENFKLGAVENIPFADNEFDIVISNAVLHFAANKQHFDEMLFSMWRVLKGGGFLFVRLASIIGIENEVKPLGSGRYLIPDGSERYLVDQKILLDYTLQLGGKLIENIKTTNVQNLRCMTTWCLTKCA from the coding sequence ATGGTTAATAATCTAAGAGAAGAATTTGGCGATATCGATATCTACCTATTCGATCAATTGCTAAAAGGTCGAATTGATAACTCGAAACGCATTTTGGATGCGGGGTGCGGAGCTGGTAGAAATCTAACCTATTTTCTAAAAAATGGTTTTGATATCTACGCGATTGAAAAGAATCATGACTTGCTTGAGAGAGTTAAAAATTTTGCCAGAGAAATGGCGCCTCAATTATCCCGGGAGAATTTCAAGCTTGGAGCTGTTGAGAATATTCCTTTTGCCGATAACGAATTTGATATCGTAATAAGTAATGCAGTACTGCATTTTGCTGCAAATAAACAACATTTTGATGAAATGCTTTTTTCAATGTGGCGCGTATTAAAAGGCGGCGGATTTCTTTTTGTTAGATTGGCGTCAATTATAGGAATTGAAAATGAGGTAAAACCTCTTGGCAGCGGCCGCTATCTAATTCCTGATGGTTCAGAAAGATATCTTGTGGATCAAAAAATTCTTCTTGATTACACATTGCAATTAGGTGGAAAACTGATAGAAAATATTAAAACAACAAATGTCCAGAACCTTCGCTGTATGACCACCTGGTGTTTAACAAAATGTGCATAG